A genomic region of Homalodisca vitripennis isolate AUS2020 chromosome 5, UT_GWSS_2.1, whole genome shotgun sequence contains the following coding sequences:
- the LOC124363484 gene encoding uncharacterized protein LOC124363484: MRVLQGNLHRSRVANDLLSQLILEKQIDLFILSEYYRDRDGPNWFPDFLGTTAIWVPNINVLVKGHGRSRGIVWVNASDTIFVSCYFSPNVNIADFQNQLDDLEDIILTLGNTRIILAGDFNAKSVEWGMPATDVRGFRILEMAARTGLVVSNVGSALTFRRPGYGQTIPDVTFSSEGLAGRITDWRVIEDYTGSDHQYITFSLIGSRMSRIVPTRASCWNASRLSAESLSFAIDEGKETVLSLAGSTTDIVDATMSLIARGCVTPQCRGKDPWGETDARLTGGRRISPIYGEFV, from the coding sequence ATGCGTGTCCTCCAAGGCAATCTCCATCGTAGTCGAGTAGCTAACGATCTTCTTTCCCAGCTTATTCTGGAAAAACAGATCGATCTGTTCATCTTAAGCGAGTACTATCGTGACCGGGATGGACCCAACTGGTTTCCGGACTTTCTGGGGACCACTGCCATCTGGGTCCCGAATATCAACGTGTTGGTTAAAGGTCACGGTAGGAGTAGAGGAATTGTATGGGTGAATGCCAGCGACACAATTTTTGTGAGCTGCTATTTCTCACCTAATGTTAACATAGCGGATTTTCAGAATCAGCTGGATGACCTAGAGGATATTATCTTGACCCTAGGTAACACTAGGATAATCTTAGCTGGAGACTTCAACGCCAAGTCTGTAGAGTGGGGCATGCCTGCGACGGATGTGAGGGGTTTCCGGATTTTGGAGATGGCAGCCCGGACCGGTCTAGTGGTCTCTAATGTGGGGAGTGCACTCACTTTCAGAAGACCAGGTTACGGACAGACCATCCCCGATGTCACTTTTTCGTCGGAGGGACTCGCAGGAAGAATCACGGACTGGAGGGTGATCGAGGATTATACCGGTTCCGATCACCAGTACATCACCTTCAGTCTCATCGGAAGCAGAATGAGCCGAATCGTACCAACTCGGGCTTCATGCTGGAATGCTTCTAGGCTCAGTGCTGAATCCTTGTCCTTTGCGATTGACGAGGGCAAGGAGACAGTTCTCTCTTTAGCGGGTAGTACCACAGACATTGTTGACGCCACTATGAGTCTCATTGCGCGCGGTTGTGTGACGCCGCAATGCCGCGGAAAAGATCCTTGGGGAGAAACAGACGCTCGGCTTACTGGTGGACGGAGGATATCGCCAATCTACGGAGAGTTTGTTTGA